Sequence from the Peromyscus eremicus chromosome 4, PerEre_H2_v1, whole genome shotgun sequence genome:
aggagaacCACAAAAGCACATGCTGTTAGAAAATGTCATGATGGTATCtagcaagattaaaaaaaaaaaacatcaaaaagcTTTGATATTTTGAATTCAAAGCTGCACATGACCATAAGTAAAAAGGCATGATTCAGTTCGTGGTGTACCTTACAATTCCTCACAGTTGTATCTCATCACAAAATTTGTGACATTGTTTATATGACAAAAATGTAGTAAAGATCAAGCTTTATCACATTGCTGCtcaaactgataaaaacagtgaATTGTAACTTTatgtaaaatgaaagtaaaacagcATTATTAGTGAGTGGGTGCATACCTGAAAACACACTTTCCCTGAGGTCCTGATGTATGGGGAAGGAATACAGTTCCTCCTTTAGAACCAAGAAAATGCTTGGCAGAGCCAGTAATGGACTAGGGCCAGGGACTTGGTAGAGCTTTGACTTCAGATCCTGAGATTCAAACTCTTCCTACCATAAGGGGCTATGGTTTTCAGTTCCAAGATCACTGAGTGCTTGGTCTCTATGTCCTTGAGATTGCAGAGTAACAGGCCAATGGAAAATACCCTGTTCTTGGACTGACCGGAGCTCTGAGTCTTGGAAATCCCCTATCTGGAGATGCAGCTTTAAGAGACAAAAAATTTTTCGGAGTCAAGGCTCTCGATACTTCTTATTGCACTGTACTTTTCCACTAGTTCACTGCACATGTTTATAATATTCTAAAATAGCCTGCCCCTCCATGCAGCCCTCTGCTGTCTCTATTTCTGCTCAGAGACAGGCACCATTCTATGTGTTTCTCCCGTAAGTCTCTTGTGCGAGGTTTGTTGcctggtgtgactttgtggtatttcttGGCTGCCAACTGCCAAGATGCTGTTGGACCCAGAAAACCCCGTACAGAGATATTTTATATTCTCCTTGTGCaacattgtttgttttgtgtgtgaaacattttttgttttccttttttctactGCAAGTGGCACATAATAAGTTGTACTTCTTAATAAACGTGCTTGGCATAAGACAACAGTTTATGCAAGATCTTCTGATCCCAGGTTTCCATCTTCCTTATCTTCTCATATCCTAGCACTCTCATTTAGGATCCTGTTACTGAAGAATGGCCTCTGGTCCATGTCactttttttatgattttatcaTAAGAACCTAAAGTAATACTTTGTACACAATAAATACAGAAATAGCTTTGAAGTAGTTTAGGGTGAAAAAAAACCTAAGGGATATTGACTTTTTAAAGAGGATTttgtctttgaaaaatatttgtttttatgtgtatggatgttttgcctgcatgtaggtataTGTCCCACATGTGTGTAATACCCActttcagaagaaggcatcagatcctctggaattgtaGTTGCACATGGTTTGAATCCCTGTTTGTggtgggaattaaacccaggtcctcaggaagagcagcaagttttgTTAACTTCTTAGCTGCTTCTCTAGCCCTAAAGTAGTTTTTATTATGTAGATGACAAAATTAATCAACGACCAGTATTCTCTCACCATGTTCCTATTAGTTATAGCTGCTGAAATGTCATTCCTTTTAATTTTAGTTAACTCTTCATGGTCTAATTTCATATCAAAGAGAAAAAATTGTTATTAGTTTTATTGTAATTATGAAATAGCACTAACAAtcatttaataaatgaaaaatattcatttaacaatattttacttgtttttataatttaacagattttattttctaCTAAATTTCTATAAAAGTTGTTTTcatagttttgatttgctttatttttcagaaaaaatgTGGGTTATAGGTAGGCTTTGAATTTGAGACATGAAATTTGAGGTGTGTCTCTATCTGTTGTGATGTCTTACTTGGTAAATagagttgtttgttttgaaatgtatgtttttataCCATAATGATGAAATTATCAGAATTAACTTTGGTACAAAGGATGATATTTTAGAGAGTACAATAGATTTGACTCCTACACTAAGTAATCAACCAAGAGACATCTGGTCTTATAACCATGTCACTGATTGGTAGAGTTGTAAAGTGGCCTGCCcaggtgtattagttactttccttttgctgtgataaaacagtatGATCTGAAGAAACTTCAAGAAGGAACAAGTTACTTGGCCTTATGGCTCCAGAGGAGTTGGACTCCATCTTGGCAGGAAGGTATGGCAGCAAAATGGCTGCAGAATAGAAGCTGAGAGCTGATATcttcaaagacaaacacaaaacagagagagcaaactggaagcaGCCCAAGGCTTTTAAAATCAAAGGTctgctcgaccatcccattctcttatattctcatcccccatctcctaccctcTATAACCCCCTCAcccctagtttactcatggagatcccaactatttctccttcccaaggcgATTCATGCATccctctacatagtgagacagttgtgtagcttgatctgcttaaggacccccaggcagtaggatcagaatccatccctggtgcatgagctggctttttggagcccattacttatattggaacaccttgcacagccttgatgcagggggaggggcttggaccagcCTCAACTGGATGTACCAGGctatgctgactccccatgaaaggccttgacttggaggaggtgggaatggggtttgggttgtgagggaaggctggcgggggggggggggggacaggaggaaggaagagagggggatctgtgattggtatgtaaaaatgaataaaaaattttcttaatgaaaaaaatcaaaggccTGACCCAGTAACTTACTTCCTCCAAACAGCCCCAAAAGCAtgactaactggggaccaagtgttcaaatacccaaGACTAGggagacattcttattcaaaccactttGCTAGGGTATTGAATCCAGCATCCTGTATAAGCACAGAGAAGTTATTCTTCGTATTTTCTAGTGAATTCCAGTGTTGATTCAGATTAAAGGAGAATCTgtttttactctacagtgtttttttttttatatttttatttgaatgatTTAAGTTTGTAAAGTTTCCTTATCTGAATTCTAATTATCAAAGCTCTTGAAATAAAAACACACGTCTTCTCCCACAGGATGTGCTAAATTGCAATGAGACACTGTTATTAATCTGTTATTCCCTTCTGAGTTATTATATGTGAAAACTTCATGATAGGCAAATTAAATAAAGTAATTATGTTAAGTAATTTAGAGAGTTTATAACTTCAGAAAATTATAATGccattaattaaatatatatttggtACAATTCCAAATCTGTTTATCTTGATAAAAGTAAACATCAGGTAAatcactgaaaaataaataaaaataaaaacacaaaatgatgtgtagaaataaaaatacataccaAAATAGCTAAGATATTTGAATTctgtgatttttcctttttttgtcattaagaaattttctatttattttccatACTATCCATAaatctcctctccttcctcttctgtcccCTTAGCTTCCCCTCCCCAACCAACCCCatgcccacttcctccaaggcaaggcctcccttggggagtgaGAAGAgcctggtaattcagttgagacaggtccaagcccctccccctgcaccaaagctgtgtaaggtgtcccaccataggtactgggctccaaaaaacccacTCATActccagggatagatcctgatctcactaCCAGGGGTTCctttaagcaggtcaagctataCAACTCTCTCgcctatacagagggcctagtctagtcccatggaggctccatagttattggtccacagttcatgagttcccactagtgtggtttggttgtctctgttcatttccccatcataatcttgatgcctcttgctcatagaatccctattTTCtatcttcaactggactcctggagttcagcctagtgcttggctgtgaatctctgtatctgtttccatcagttactggatgaaggctctatgatgacaattaggatattcaccaatctgattactggagtaggccagttcaggtaccctctccactattgctagtagtctaagctggggttatccttggaGATTCTTGGGATTGTCCCTAGCAACCTGTTTCTCCCTAtcaccatgatgtctccctctatcatggtatctctttccttggtctcccactccatttctgtttcatcttgatcatcctgttcccttatggtCTCTTCCCTCATCTCCTATCCTCCATCCCCGCCGCCTCAAAGAAGAATCTCACATGGCCAGAAGGTTAAAGAATTAGTTAAAGTTAAAGAATTGCTTAAcatacttagtcatcagggaaatgcaaatcaaaatgactctgagataccatcttacacctgtcaggatggctatgGTCAAAAACAATggtaacagcttatgttggagaggatgtggagcaaggagaacactcctctgctgttagtgggagtgcaaacttgtacagccactttggaaatcagtttggtggtttctcagaaaattgggaatcagtctacctcaagacccagctataccactcttgggcatatacccaaggaatgctcaatcataccacaagaacacatgctcaactatgttcatatcagcattattcataatagcaagaacctggaaacaacctagatgcccctcaactgaagaatggataaagaaaaatgtcgcacatatacacaatggagtactactcagcagtaaaaaaaaaaatgacattatgaaatttgcaggcaaatggatggaactagaaaatatcctgagtgaggtaacccagactcagaaggacaaacatgatgtgtactcactcataagcggttactagatgtaaagcaaatgataaccagactacaacccacagctccagagcagctagctaacaaggagaatcCTAAGAGGAACACCTGGATCACCCAGGGAAGAGGTTATAGATGAGATCTCCTACATAAGATTATTTTGTgtgggtgtatatgtatgtgtgagggggatgtttgtatacatgtgtgcagtggtGGGTGAATATTGACtttatatcttgttttattttattttatttgttgtttgaatGTGGTGTTCTCTTGTTACCAGCCTCAtctaagaaaaaaacacattctgtATCTTATTTCATGAATTGTGCTTCCCATCCAAAGCAGTGCTCGGATCAAGCCTAGGGCTTCATGCGTACTCGATAAGGACTTCACAAACTCGGGGACATCCTCAAAccccatattttattttaaaataaaagtccatATGATGACAGGAGAAAAGAGGGGATGCTATGGTATGTCTCAACAGTATGTTTGATGAATATCATATATTTAATTACCATTCATAGATTACATCTTTTACTCAGAATTTAGTTTTATATCCATTAGGTTCAGATATCCCATCCAAAATAGGCATGTACTTAGCTTATTTTCTTAATGTCCTCTATGCTGTCACAGCCTCTCTGGATGTTATGGCTATTTGGGAAATATACTGGCCACTATTTTCTGCAATGCTACTCTGTTGGGTTTCTTCTCAGTGTTTCTTATACTTGGGTTAAAGTTCTACTATTAGGTAAAGATATAAAAGCAGTGGGTTGCTATCTTGTTCACATCATGATGAATAACCCCATTGTAGACTTGATTTATTATTGGTAGTGTTAACCTACTTTCTAGCCGAGTTAGTGTTTGTCATTTTTCTCCACTGTCATGTCGCACCTTTACATATTATACTATTTGGAAGGAAACCACTGGGATAAAGTCACATAAAATGAGTTATCGGTTCAGTCCCCAAGGGCAGAGTATAGACACAATCCATAGGAATTCTCCTGCATGGAGCAATTGTCTGTTTCTCATTATCTATAAAGtatgtaaacatttatttaacaTAACATGGACTCTTATCATCTAGATAAGaaaatactttaattaaaatctacatatttacatttttcaaCTGAAATTGTTTTGGCGTTGTCTGTGGAAAATCCTGTGAGTGGCCTCCTGTACTATTTCGATCTCTCAGTCGTATTTTCTGTcattccctctttctgtctctccttgctcctcccttccctcttctctttccttattccctattgtctttcttttcccttctttcttatttgtttcaTTACTacacttccttctttcttcctccttccttttcccactTTCTCTCTAATATTCAAGTTTACTTAACATCAAATACAAAATATTCAGTAGgtcataaataataattaattgaaaaggaaaaaggagagtaaAATTGAGTGAGTGTGGGAGATGGTCCAATTAAACTTGTTAGGAAGAATAAGAGTAAATAGACTCCAtatcaatgaataaaaaaaaaaaaagaacaaaacccccGATATCTGTGTGTTCTTGCAAACATTTCTTCCAAATTAGTTACCAGATTGCTAATGGGTAGttattcacatgtatgtgtgtagtttACTGTTATAACCAGAAgagtttctatttattttgtgtctcaGTTCTGCTTCATTCCTTGATCCTTTTGTTGCCCAGGACTGACTTTAAACCTGTATGTCAGCCATGTGACTTTTTATTACACAATGTTGGGTGATCATAACCTTGTCTTTATTAACCAAAGGTGTATAAAAGTTACATTGATTAGCCGGGTGGtagtgtcgcacgcctttaatcccaaccccccccccccccccccggaaggcagaggcaggcggatctctgcgagtttgaggccagcctgggctacagagtgagctccaggaaaggcgcaaaactacacagagaaaccctgtctcaagaaaccaaaaacaaacaaacaaacaagtagataaatataaaaataaaagttacattGATTTGAAAGAATTATGTGGATTTGTCACGAATCTCTTTAAAGCATCCTTCACGTCCTTTTTCCTCAGGCTATAGATCATGGGGTTCAGCATTGGGATCACCAGTGTATAAAATACAGAGGCCATCTTATCAGTATCTAGTGAGTGGTTAGTTTGAGGctgcaaatacataaataacagCGTCCCATAGAAAACTGTGACAGCCATCATATGTGAAGCACAGGTGGAAAaggcttttttccttccttctgatgAACGGATCCTTAAGATAGACAACACAATGTTGAAATAAGACACTATCACTATACTCATGGAAAAAAACAAGTTTGTAGCTGCAGATGTAAAGACTACAGTTTCTGGAAGGTGGGTGTCAGAACAGGACAGTGCTAACAGAGGGACATTATCACAGTAAAAGTGGTTGATTTTATTGGAGGAGCAATaagacacagaaaacacacaagaTGAAACAACAATGGCCGTGCAAAAGCCATACAAGTATGTGAGGGAGACCAGCAGAAGGCAGACCCGCCGAGACACCACCACCATGTAGAGCAGGGggttgcagatggccacatagcggtcataggccatcacaGCCAGCATGAAGATCTCTGCTACAATGAAAATCAGGAATCCTCCCAGCTGGGTGGCACATTCATAGTATAATGTGGTTTTCTTACTGACTAAAAAGTTGACCAGCATTTTAGGTGCAATGACAGTGGAGTTTCCGAAGTTGATGACAGCCAGGTgtctgaggaagaagtacatgggagtTTGAAGTCGTGAGTCCACGGTGGTGAGGGTGATGATGCCCAGGTTTCCTGCTGCTGTTAGCATGTAGATGACCaggaagacaaagaaaagtgGTACCTGCAGTTCTGCACGGTCAGATACACCAACAAGAATGAACTCAGTGACATGAGACAAATTTCTAGGAGCCATGTAAAAGTTGTGAATTCATCTGTTTGGAGAAGGAAAGAATTGTATACAAAGTTaaggaagtatttttttttttttcatttcagtagAGTGtcctttattgaaggagggaggaggccttacatacagacttacagcacagtggaagaacctgggaggACAAAAGTTCGCTACAGCTGTTTTACATACAATTGCCCTTAGATAGGAGGGTCCTGGGTTGAGAATTTTCTTGAATTATGAGTGAGTTGCATTTCACTTACAAAAGTCAAGTTTTGCTGCTTGAACCTGTGCTGCAGAGGGTAATCAAGGATagtgaattaaataaataatactgcATCAGGTAAAGTTTGTAATCTTCTTTACCTTCATATGGAAGTACAGACATGCTCTTAGGCTGCAATATTTGAAGCTATGATTCATATCTTATGTCTTATTGAGTAAGAGAAGGGCATGAGGATTTGTATGATATTCAATAATCCAAACTATCATTATACTGAGACTTGTTTTATCTGAAGCACACATGTTTATAGATGGTATCCTTCCCATTTTCTATAGACTGTCATAAAAAAGCTCTAGGTGCAAATTTAACTTACATATTTCGCCACTGCATCTTTTATGAAATgttatcatttcatttatttcctgcTTTATTAACTAATACAGAACCACATGAAGATATGTCCTTAGGCACCTAGGAATATTATGCAAAGTGTTGAATCTCTGCTTTCAAAGGGTTGTCAAGATGTTACCATTTTATAACACCTTGACATTATTCATAGGACATACTACCCTTGACTACACTTTCCATTTTTGTCCTATAAGCTTCATATTCTTTCTATTGTGTTTTAATCAATAATAATCTTattacattttgattattttataatgtatGAAATTTGTCTTCTAATTTAATCATTTATAtgaatatttcaatattttttataataataCTGGCTATCTTCATATAATTCCTAAGATAATAATATGCATATTGTCATAGACTTTCACATCACTTTCATATGTTCAGAATGTTGCTAAAGTTGTTTACAGGATGACCATTTATCTTAACTAGACAGCTAGGGTCCCTTCAGCATTCACAACTGATGGTTCTTGTCTATCACACAGTCATCCTCCATCTACAAATTTGCACTTAATGTTTGGAGAGTCATGTCATAATTATGTTTACACAAATGTCTGGTAAAATCCAAGAGGCATTGACATGTTCTCTCTTTCTAAAATGGACAGGAAAAAAATATGGACACTTAAGCtgcaattagaaaagaaaataaaaaaaaagtgatactgtgaaaaatcaaattaaatcagataaataaacccAACTGAAACATAGTATTGTAGGGCAGCTGATACCTTTGTCTCTGACAACAAGCACTACTCTGTCCCCTTGGTTTCTTTGTGacatttttgtcatttatttgttaACCACACGTCTCCTGAGTTGCTGCTCTGGGACAAAATCATGTTGAAGTTTTATATAAATCATTTGTCTTTCCTCATGCACCTAATGTTCCATGTGCAAGCCCACGAAACCAAATTTGTAAAATAAACCTGTAAACAAGATCACTGCAGTAGGTACCAGGTGTGATCAGTAACTACAGGTAGGATTTCAATGAGGCAACCAGGGAGGGTAATTTGATGTGGAATAATGGGGAGCTTGTTTCTGCAAAAATAATGTTTGAATTTAACCctaaataaacatatgaaaagaaTTATGTAAAGgataagagggaaaaaaatttcTAGGGTTTTGGGCCATAAAAAACATGGGAGAAATGCCATTCTCTGTGATAGGAAATGCCTTACCAAGCACAAGCTTTCTGTGTGCGGGAAGGGAGAGCTTAAGGAGAGAATGTGACTAGGTTTTTATGAGGAAGTGAGGAATTAGTAGTCTCTCGTGTGATACTACATTGGATGTTACATTACTATATGAAATTTGCACTTCTTTCCTTGTTTGTGACTCATAGAGAAATTTTAAGAGAGACAAGTATTTGATTTTGATATTTGAACCACAGTATTTTTTGCTCTTGTGATGATTATGAACTGTAGGGTTTGGGAAAAAGCTAGAGGTTGGaccaaaaggaaaatttaaagcaTAGAAAAACCACTTAGTTATTTTTATGGGCTTTTTTTGGAGTGAGATATTACTGGGTAGGCCAATGTGGAGAAGATGGAGTTTGAAAGACAAATTTGACAGCTGTAAGAAGAATAAGATGGTATCTTCTATATAATctttgaattgaatcacatggagtgggGAATGACAGCTTATGCATATAATAGTGATTTTGGGGGGGATACTTAAGAATCAGGTCAATGTCCATGTAATTGTTTGATTTTTCAtaggaaattatttaaaatgtagtaaTACAAGTTCTGTTTTCAGTATACTGTGCTTTTCAAGCTTGTGAAATATTTACTAGGCATTTAGGGAATCAAGTATTAGTGGTTTCTTTGTTATAGGTACTTGAGAGACTATAAAATATGTAGAGGAATAGTATTAGGTCATGTATCACAAGACATTTCTgtctttaatttaaaacaaagtttGATATGCTGTCCAGCAAATCTCTGTCTCTGATCACTGATAACCAATACTTTGAGTTTAGAAAACCTGGcttaatattaaaagaaaatgttaagtttGGTGGCTGGTACTAGTAATCACAGTACTCATGAAGCTGAGGCAAGGGGATGGTGAATTACACATCAGTTTCCAGCCTAGTTTCAGTTACATGGCAAGAAActacctcaaaaagaaagaagaaaagatgatCTGGTGGTATAAGGCTCTACCCAATGGACTCAagatgtggaggcaggatgatGGGCTGTCTAAGAGCATCCAGAGCTTTGCTCTCAAACGTGCTTGAGGGAGGCAGAGAAGTTTATTCTGAACTTTCTGTACTAGGTAAATGAACTAAGTGAAAATTTCAGAAAGCATGTTTGCTTCCTGGGAATGTTACCCATGACTATGAAACAGGCTTCATCGTAATAAACTAGGGTTCTGGGATTCCATAGTTAAAGTCCACTCTTTTAGCAGATGTCCCTTTCCAATGTGACCCAGTATTCTGACACCTCATCAAAGTGTTTCCTTTCAACAGACTCTTATCTGAAATGTAGGCAGCTTCATCTACTGTCTGATAGACGACTTTTGTAAATGTGTTTCACTTCTTAGTTGattgcatatttttaaacactATATTAATTTGCGTATGTGGCATCAAATATTTTCAATGTCTTTATGAGGCAGTCTCACTCTCTAGTGCTGACTCACCTGTAACTGACTAGCATGTTTCCCATGTTCTATTTGCTTCAACCTTCTATAAACTTAGATTAATTGTACCACTATGCAGGAATATCATTACCTTTAACTTACATTTTTCCAAAGAAATTTACATTCTCAAGGAAGAATGCAATTTATTTGTAGTACTATGTATctactttcttaaaaaaaataaatgtaatgttgAAAACATAGAATTTCCTATTTAGATaatataacaacaataaaataacaaaaattattcaCCAAGAAAAGTGCATTGTTTAAGGACTATGATTTACTTAATACATGAGACAGgtgaaaattcaatttaaaaacatGGATGGCTGATCATTACTGCACCCTGTACTAATAaatacagttacaatcttctgaATAAAtgctgtttaaaatgttttactacCTGATTATCAGCTGTTCATACTTCTAAAATTAAAGGGGGTGGTTTGCTTTAAGACATTATGTGGATTTTTAAAGTCCTTATAGAAAAATATGGAATATTTTTAACCAACCTGGAATGAACATTGGACTTCATGTTCTTGGTCAAAATCTCTACATGGCTGCATCCATGAGTTGATTCAGTGCTATAAACCTTTGAGATTCAAAATGTGAAGCACAGTGATGCCAAGATCCATAAATAGTCTGTTGCATCCTTGGGGAAGATGCTGCAAGGACTGGTTGCTTAACAAGACTCCCCTGTAGGAATTAATCCAGTCATAAACAgacactttctctcttttttaagacaaggtttgaCAGTGAATCCCCAGGATGAATGGGAACTCCCTAACCTCCCACCTTTTGGGCACACACTTAGTTTCCTTTGTTATAGTCTGAGCCTATATTACTGAATTGAATTGAGTTTAAATAAATGGTATCTAAGGAGAACAGAGATTAACTTACATCTGTTAAAGGACCTCCCTTCCTTGCTAGGATTCCTTATTGCAAACATGAATTATTTGAAAATCTAAGAACTAGTGGTCTAGCAATAAAGTGAGGACAAGTTGTATCTCCAAAGGATGTGCCAATCATTCTACCATCTGTCTTCATGCTTTATTCCCCTTTAATTCAAAAATAGAATTGATATAGTTATTACCACCAAGCATGGTATGAAGTggattttaaaatacaacatccGTGGACTAAGTAGATGATGGAGTATGTAACAGTGTTTGCAGCacctacagctccagagaggctagctaacagggaaagaccctaggagagaCACATTGATGACTCAATgaaggagaaatgaatgagatctacttGAGTGGACTGGGTgagggggggtggcagagggtgaggagtgggagatgagaacatagggaaatgggagggtcaagctggaacagggacagagtgggaaggcagggagggagatactatgatagatgacggcatcatgggaaaaggaagaggcagggtgatgGGGAGGCTCTcaagaatccacaaagatgacctcaccttggactgctggcagtggtccagagggtgcctggactggtctactctggtgaccggtctagcaaataacctagctgtcatcatagagcctttgtccagtgactgatggaggcagatgcagagatccatggccaggcaccaggctgagctccaggaatccaatcgatgagagagaggagggattctgcaggctggggacattgagatcatgatgggaagatgggcAGAAATGACTGGCCACAcctgtggaagcccatgaactgtagactagtggctggagcccccatgggactggactaggccctctggatacagaagatggttgtttagcttgaactgtttggggggcacccaggcagggggattgggatctgtccctggtgcatgggcaggcttctggaatctggtgcctgtggtgtaacaccttgcatagccttggtgcagtgggaaggggcttggacctgcataggctcagtgtgctggggtctgctgactcctcatgggagaccttgatttgggagatgtgggcttgggagagagggctgggggttggaggagggaggaggttggatctgtgggtggtatgtagagtgagtagaaaatttcttaataaagaaaaatgaaaaaaacaaaacaaaacagtgtttgCAGTGCAAGTATGAAGACTCCAGTACATATATAAAAACCTGGATGAtggaaa
This genomic interval carries:
- the LOC131908221 gene encoding olfactory receptor 8J3-like; this translates as MAPRNLSHVTEFILVGVSDRAELQVPLFFVFLVIYMLTAAGNLGIITLTTVDSRLQTPMYFFLRHLAVINFGNSTVIAPKMLVNFLVSKKTTLYYECATQLGGFLIFIVAEIFMLAVMAYDRYVAICNPLLYMVVVSRRVCLLLVSLTYLYGFCTAIVVSSCVFSVSYCSSNKINHFYCDNVPLLALSCSDTHLPETVVFTSAATNLFFSMSIVIVSYFNIVLSILRIRSSEGRKKAFSTCASHMMAVTVFYGTLLFMYLQPQTNHSLDTDKMASVFYTLVIPMLNPMIYSLRKKDVKDALKRFVTNPHNSFKSM